One segment of Brassica napus cultivar Da-Ae chromosome C3, Da-Ae, whole genome shotgun sequence DNA contains the following:
- the LOC125582964 gene encoding secreted RxLR effector protein 161-like, with the protein MDQAHPLPCPMVVRSLDLEKDPFGPKKPDEEALGPDMPYLSAVGALMYLASHTRPDISFAVSLLSRFGSCPTLRHWNGVKHLFRYLQGTKDLGLFYTNRPGENMVGYADVGYLSDPHQARSQTGYVFTHSGAAICWRSTKQSLVATSSNHAEIIAMYEASRELVWLRNMTGHVLKESGLAVGKEKEEPMIIYEDNAARQRRFK; encoded by the exons ATGGACCAGGCACACCCCTTACCGTGTCCTATGGTCGTAaggtccttagaccttgagaaggatCCATTCGGACCTAAGAAACCGGACGAGGAAGCACTCGGACCGGACATGCCTTACTTAAGTGCCGTTGGGGCCTTAATGTATTtagctagtcatactagaccggacataagctttgccgtgagtTTACTATCCAGATTTGGATCATGTCCGACTTTAAGGCATTGGAATGGTGTGAAgcatctgttcagatatctgcaaggaacaaaagatCTTGGTTTGTTCTATACCAACCGGCCAGGAGAGAACATGGTCGGGTATGCAGATGttgggtacttatctgacccacaccaggctagatctcagacaggATATGTGTTTACACATAGTGGAGCCGCAATATGCTGGCGTTCAACAAAGCAATCCTTAGTTGCTACATCGTCCAATcacgccgagatcatagccatgtatgaggcAAGCCGTGAGCTTgtttggttgaggaacatgaccggccatgtctTAAAAGAGAGTGGTCTGGCCGTGGGAAAAGAGAAAGAGGAGCCAATGATCATCTACGAGGATAATGCAGC aaggcaaaggaggttCAAGTAG